From Halobacillus sp. Marseille-Q1614, the proteins below share one genomic window:
- a CDS encoding carbohydrate ABC transporter permease — translation MALTKKKNKMEKYLVLTLLILGGIVVSIPFIWMISSSFKPESEVLAIPPTIFPENPTLENYINLFTNMNFTVYLRNTLIIVFFSFIGLLFNAMAGYGFAKYQFKGREKVFYLVLATMMIPGQVTMIPVYLILNEMGLTNTMTGIVLPGLAVAFSIFLFRQFMTTVPDDLLEAARLDGAGEFYIFFKLVVPIAKPIFAVQGILTFIAGWNSFLWPLIIANDESLYTLSVGLSLLQGQYANNFALQMAGAAFMVVPIIIIFSFFQKYIVEGFTMSGIK, via the coding sequence ATGGCTTTAACTAAAAAGAAGAATAAGATGGAAAAATACCTCGTGCTTACGCTATTAATCCTGGGTGGAATTGTCGTTTCAATTCCTTTTATATGGATGATTTCCAGTTCATTTAAGCCGGAAAGTGAAGTGCTGGCCATCCCGCCAACAATTTTTCCTGAAAACCCTACACTTGAGAATTACATCAACCTTTTTACAAACATGAATTTCACTGTCTATTTACGAAACACATTAATCATTGTCTTCTTCTCATTTATCGGCCTATTATTTAATGCGATGGCCGGATATGGTTTTGCCAAGTATCAATTTAAAGGCAGGGAAAAGGTGTTTTATCTTGTGTTAGCGACTATGATGATCCCAGGTCAGGTGACAATGATCCCTGTTTATTTGATTTTGAACGAAATGGGACTTACGAATACAATGACAGGGATTGTCCTTCCGGGGCTTGCGGTAGCGTTTAGCATTTTCTTATTCCGCCAGTTCATGACAACAGTGCCTGACGATCTACTCGAAGCAGCGCGATTGGATGGTGCGGGTGAATTTTATATCTTTTTCAAGCTTGTCGTACCTATTGCGAAGCCGATATTTGCCGTGCAGGGGATCCTTACCTTTATCGCCGGATGGAACAGCTTCCTATGGCCGCTAATCATTGCAAATGATGAAAGCCTTTATACTTTATCTGTCGGACTTTCTTTACTGCAAGGCCAGTATGCCAATAACTTCGCACTGCAGATGGCCGGTGCCGCATTTATGGTCGTTCCGATTATCATTATTTTTTCCTTCTTCCAGAAGTACATCGTGGAAGGATTTACAATGTCAGGAATTAAATAA
- a CDS encoding LacI family DNA-binding transcriptional regulator: protein MATIKDVAKRAGVAVSTASYALNGIDKVSSATIEKVLKAAQELNYKKSGFASDLKRTKTNTIALILSDLSGPYYSELIKGVQEVTASNGYDLIACSSVGGDKSTASKFLKEKRVDGAIVLAQNITTELIKSSAREDFPVIVLDREVDSPYAVHVEVNNWQGGYEATEYMINKGHRTIAYVSGPLNSHDNEERFKGYLKALEHHDIPYQSRWKIGGEFTREGGYRATKMLIAQQNLPEAIFFANDEMAIGGLQAFSEKKIKVPEDISVIGFDDIQLSEYVHPPLTTVKQPKYEAGALAVHLIFQLLAGEKVEKTYNLATEFVERQSVKEK, encoded by the coding sequence ATGGCGACAATTAAAGACGTAGCAAAAAGAGCAGGAGTGGCGGTCTCCACAGCCTCCTACGCATTAAACGGAATCGACAAAGTAAGTTCCGCCACCATTGAAAAGGTATTAAAGGCAGCTCAGGAATTAAACTATAAAAAAAGTGGTTTTGCGTCTGATTTAAAGCGTACCAAAACAAATACAATCGCATTGATTTTAAGTGATTTATCCGGTCCTTACTATTCTGAACTGATCAAGGGAGTTCAAGAAGTAACGGCTTCCAATGGTTATGATCTCATTGCCTGCAGTTCAGTAGGAGGAGATAAGTCAACAGCTTCTAAATTTTTGAAGGAAAAGAGAGTCGATGGAGCGATCGTCCTGGCTCAAAACATTACAACAGAGCTCATTAAATCTTCCGCAAGAGAAGACTTCCCTGTTATTGTGCTCGATCGTGAAGTGGATAGTCCGTATGCTGTCCACGTTGAGGTTAATAACTGGCAGGGCGGGTATGAGGCAACAGAATATATGATCAATAAAGGTCACCGCACCATTGCTTATGTGAGCGGACCTTTGAATTCCCATGATAATGAGGAACGATTCAAGGGGTACTTAAAAGCGTTAGAACACCATGACATACCTTATCAATCACGCTGGAAAATCGGAGGGGAATTCACACGTGAAGGAGGCTACCGTGCGACGAAAATGCTAATTGCCCAGCAGAATCTGCCGGAAGCTATTTTCTTTGCTAACGATGAAATGGCGATTGGCGGGCTTCAAGCGTTTTCTGAGAAAAAAATTAAGGTTCCGGAAGATATCTCGGTTATTGGATTTGATGATATTCAGTTATCTGAATATGTCCACCCGCCTCTCACAACCGTAAAACAGCCGAAATACGAAGCCGGCGCCCTTGCCGTTCATTTAATCTTTCAATTGCTGGCCGGAGAAAAAGTAGAAAAAACATACAATCTGGCAACAGAGTTCGTCGAACGTCAATCTGTGAAAGAAAAGTGA